ACGATCACCGTCGTCTTGCCGGTCACCGCGCGAGCCAGACGCTCTCCTGCCGCCCCCCGGACCTGTGGCTCGGTGAAGTAGCGTCGGACCTGGCGGGCGCTGCCGATCATCGCGCCCTCGGCGAGGCCGGCGAAGAAGGTCGAGTGGCTGAGTGCGTTGAGCGCTCGCTGGACGATGCGGGGGGTACGTAGCCGGCCAGTGGCATCCATTCCGGGTACACGGCTCTCGGCGTCTGCGGCTGCCTTCCACCACGACAGGAGCAGCTCGTGCTCGAGTCCGGGTTCCACGTCGGACGCGTCGAGCGGCGGCTCGCCCAGGCCGCGGTGACCAGGTCGGCGGAACAGGTCACCGTAGAAGGCGGCAGAGACGTCGTCGCGCGGCAGTGTGCCGGCACCTGAGAGGGTGAGGCCGTCGTTCAGGGACGGAAGCCATGCTTCGGCGATCGTCTCGGGCCCTTTCAGCTGCTGCGCGATCCCGTGGACGAGGACGACATGGGTCATCTGGAATCCCCCTGTTCCTTGTGGGCTGAGGGGGTCAGGCGGAGCGCCACCAGCCCCATGTCGGTCGCCACGCAGACCCGGCCTGCCTCGTCGACGGCGACACCGTTGATCCCGCTGCCGACGTTGATCTCCGCCTGGAGGGCGACTGCTTCGAGGTCCCAGACGCGGACCAAGCCGTACCCGTCGGCGGCTACGAGCGTAGGAGTGCCGTCCACGTTCGCCACGCGTACGCGTCGCACCGCAGCCGGGAACCGGTCCAGTTCGGTGCCGGAGGGCGAGTAGCCGTCCAACGGCACCATACAGACCCGGCCGTCACCGGCTCCGGTCACTAGGTGGTCGCGCCCGCCGATCACTGCCAGATCCAGTGCGGTCGCCCCCATCTCATAGCCGGTTCTGACCTCCCCATGAGAGCGGCCGGTCCGGAGATCCCACACACGCACGGTTCCGTCGTACGAGGCGCTGGCCACTATCGGCACGGTGCCCACCCGCCCGGCCCGCAGTGCGCTTACCATGGCCGTGTGCCCCGACATGGGCGGGCAGACGAGAGCTTCCGTATCGAGATCCCAGGCGTGAAGGGTGTAGTCCCCGGCAACGGAGATCACGACGGGGCGCCCCTCCAGGACGCTGGTGCACGCGAGCTGTGAATAGCCGGCCCGGCGTGCCAACCTGTGACGTGCGCCGAGACCCCAGACCTCGACATCGGTCCAGCTGCTGCGAACCACGATCGCGTCATCGTCAATGGGCTCCGTGACAGCGTGGTAGATGGAGGGCGCCCCTGAGGTCAGATGGCTGGCGGCCTGCCGACCGGTCTCCAGATCGTGGACACGCACAGCGCCGTCGAGACTGCCTGTCACGACCACGGCACGACCGTCGGCAGTGCGGGCGATGTCGGCCGAAAGCAGGTGTTGTTCGAGGCCGTACAGGGGCTCACCCAGCGGTTGCATGGTGCTCAATTTCCACAGGCGGACCTGGAGCGAGCCGACGCCGATCATTACCGGAACGTTCCCGATCCGCCCGAAGACGGGCGGAGTGTGCGAGCCCGAGGTCAGGTTGTTGCAGCTCGCCAGCGCCGGACCCTCTTCGATGCCGGACATCAGGTCCCAGACGCGAAACGTGTTGTCCCACGAGGTCGTTGCCATGACCGTCCTGCTGCCGATGCAGCCGAGTGTGGCTGCCGCGACGAAACCGGTGTGGCCGAAATAGGGGCCTCCTATGACGGCGGATGTCTCCACGTCCCGGGCGTGGACCGCGTTTCCATCAAGGATCACGATGACGACAGGCCGCCCCTGGTGGAACCCGACTCCTACGGTCCGGGCGGCGGGGGTGAGAGTGGACGCGTCAAAATGGGAATGGAGCGTTGCGGTCAGGTGGCTTGGACCGGGCTCGATGCGCCAGAGGTATCCGTGGTTCAAGGAGGTACACAGGACAACCTCAAGTGTTCGTCTGCTCCGTCGGACCGACAGGTGCCGGATGTCTCCGATATGGCCGGTCAGCGGTGGGCAGAGCTCGGTGCCGTCGCGTGCGTCCCAGAGGCGCACCGTTCCGTCATCGCTTCCGGTGAGCAGAATCGGCCGTCCTTCGACTTCACCGAAGACGGCGCAGCGAACGGCATTGGTGTGACCGATCAGGGGGCTGACCGAAGCACCCGCGCGCAGTGGCTCCCACATGCGCACGGTGGTGTCGGATCCGCCTGTGGCTACGACCAGTGAGCCTCCCACCTCTGCGACGGCAACGGCCAGGACCTGGCCGGTGTGGCCCTTCAGGGGTGAAGCACATTCCTGGCCGGTGGCCATGTCCCACAGGCGGGCCGATCCGTCTTCGCTCCCCGTGACGGCGAGGTCCCGACTCCGGTACGAGTGGTAGGCCGCGGTCAGCACGGGTCGGGCATGGCCTTCCGCGGGCTGGTCCGCCGCGAGGTCCCAGATTCGTGCCGTCCGGTCCTCGCTCACCGTCACGGTGAGGGCGATGTCGCCCTGGTCGAACATTGCCGCTGCGGTGATGTCCTGGACGTGGCCACGCAGAGGAGGGCCGAGTTGCTGCAAGGTGCGGACATCCCAAACCCGGGCTTCCATGCGTCCGCTTGTCACCGCCACGGGTCGACCTCCGAAATGGCCGGCGGCCGCCGAGGTCACTCCGCTCCGGCTGTAGTAGACATGTGCGCTGACAGGCTCCCCGACCTGACGGCGATCGTGCAGGTCCCAACGGCTCAGCATGCCCGCCTGGTCACCGACCAGAGCGATGGTCCGGCCGTCGACTTCGGTCACGCACACCGCAGATACGCCCATCGCCGTGCCGATGAGGGGACTGCCGTCCAGGCGGGCGCTCCCGCCGTCGACCGCCTCGGACAAGTCCCAGACGTACACCGCTTTGTCGTCCCCGCCGGTGACGGCGATCGGCCGTCCGTCGAGTTCGCCGAAACATGCGGCGAGGACGGAGCGACGGTGCTCGGTCAATTCGCTCCCCAGCTGGCACCGGTTCTGCAGGTCCCACAACCGAGCCGTGCCGTCGGAGCTGGCGGTCAGTACGACGGGGCGTCCGTCGAGGGCTCCCACCGCGATGCTCGCCACGCGGTTGGTGTGCCCCCGCAGCGGTTCGCCGTATTCCTGGCCTGCCGAGAGGTCCCAGACCCTGACCGTGCCGTCATCACCACCGGTCAGAGCCACCGTGTAGTCATCGAGGTCACCGATGGCAACGGAACTCACGGCGATACCGACGGACAGAGGGTCGCCGATCTGCTGCTGGGCCGTCAGGTCCCAGATCCTCGCTGTGCCGTCCACACTGCCCGTGACCGTGATCGGACGGCCATCCAGTGCTCCGACCGCGACGCAGCTCACGGTGCGGGTGTGACCGGCCAGCAGCCGGTGGACGCCGCTCGTCGACCACCAGGCCCAATGCGCGGCCCATGGACGCGCCAAGGAGAGGTCCTCGATGTGATCGGCCAGCAGATCGGCCTCGCACCGGCGGGCCGAGAGCTGTAGGTCCGCAGCACGGTCTCCGAGCGGGCGATCGTGGGTCAGCCGATGTGCCACGTGTTCGTATGTGCTGCGGATACGCCGGGCAGTGTCGCCCTCGATGGAGGAGAAGGCAGTGAGGAGCGCGCGCGGATCACTGGCCAGGAGGAACCCGGGATCCTCGATCAGGTCGGTCAGAACGCCACCGGCGGCCGCGTGCGTGGCCAGATGCCGTCGGACGTACCCGGCGGCGCCGAACCAGTCCGGTGGGCCGTCGACCGGCTTTGCGACGAGCGAGCGCAGGGCCCGCACGATCGACCTCTGTACCTGATCCGCTGCCCGGCCCGCAGTGGCTCGAAGATGCTCGGCGAGCGCCTTGTGGTAGAGGCGGTACGCGGATCGTTGGTCGTCGTCGATGACTTCGGCGATGTACGCCTCCGCCACGTCCAGCGCCCAGGTGACATCCTCCTCGGAGCAGACAACGCCCGAGACCACCGAACTGAGCGTGGTCCACACGTGGCCCCTGGGCAGCCCCTTGCCCTCCGAAAAGGCCAGCGCGAGCAGCATCCGTCGCACCCGGGCCTCGTCCGGACCGAAGCGGGCCAGATAGTCGTCGAAGGCTTCACCGACCTCGCTGGGCAGGTCCTCGGCCCAGCCTGCGCGGTTGGTGTCGACGGGAGAGCAGTCGGAGCGCAGGGTGCGGGCCGTCGTCCTCGCGTAGAGGTAGACGCCGGCCGCCTTCGCCGCGACCGCGTCGGCGACCGTACGTGCACGGTCGGCCTGGCCTCGGTAGGGCGTCGGAATCTCGGGTTCGTCGCCGGCTAGCAGCACCCGTGCGACGTACCCGGACACATCCTCCTGCGTGGCCCGGTAGCCGTCCCGATCCAGGTCCATCACCGTGAACGTGCGGCCCAGCGGGCCCACGAGTTCATGGCGAGCCCCCACGAGCAGCCTCACGCCGGGAATCTCCGACATGGGGCGCAGTAACTCGCGCGTGATCCGGCGGGGCTCCCCGTGGCCGCCGGCGTCCGCGGCGGTGTCCGAACCTGCTTCGTCGACGGCATCGACCACAACGACGATGGGTGCTCCCTGACGCCCGCGCCGGGTGAGCTCCTGCAGCAGAGCGGCGGGGCCGTCGGTACGGGTGTCCAGCGCGGTGGCGATGCGTTCGACCACCTCCTCCAGCCGTTTGTGCCGCGCGTGGACCGCGGCCGAGACGCACCCGGCGGGAAGCACGGTCGAGGCGTCGACATCAGAGAGGTCAAGACGAGCCCGGTATCCGAGGTCCGAAAGGGCGACGATCCGTCCGAGCACCGCCGACTTTCCGCATCCCGGGCTACCGGTGACCACTCTTCCGTGACCGTCGCCCTGGGGCGAGGTGAGCCAGTCCACGAGTTCGGACAGCACCCGAATCCGGCCGCTGAAGTACAGGCCCTGCTCGGACTCGAACTCCACACCCCGCGACCGGGGGCCGAAGTGCTCGTCCAGATCCCGCTCCGCCACGCGTCGTTGGACCTGCAGATCGGTGCCCAGGGGAGGAAGCTCCTCCCGATAATTCGAGTTAGCCAGGAAAGGCGCGAGGCCGGTCACCAGTCCACTGGCCAACTCAGCTCGTTGGCCGCGGCCTTGGGCGTCGAACTGTTCGTTGACCGCTTTGACG
This genomic interval from Streptomyces sp. NBC_00464 contains the following:
- a CDS encoding caspase family protein, translated to MGRQFFIALGSGKYCHLPKEEQLASVPGDVRATTELFQAFGYTAVLPGLGDYESADQIRRKLTHWSSDADLTADDVVVVYFAGHGSVEERDRHYLLCWDSQEDDLVSSALATEDLVRILCRGELRHLLLILDTCSAGAGSADAAAVALQTIAYRSTSGRASTGLWFLGSARHKDIAEDGKFVTALIEAVETTAGRTGQRQQYLDLTELVKAVNEQFDAQGRGQRAELASGLVTGLAPFLANSNYREELPPLGTDLQVQRRVAERDLDEHFGPRSRGVEFESEQGLYFSGRIRVLSELVDWLTSPQGDGHGRVVTGSPGCGKSAVLGRIVALSDLGYRARLDLSDVDASTVLPAGCVSAAVHARHKRLEEVVERIATALDTRTDGPAALLQELTRRGRQGAPIVVVVDAVDEAGSDTAADAGGHGEPRRITRELLRPMSEIPGVRLLVGARHELVGPLGRTFTVMDLDRDGYRATQEDVSGYVARVLLAGDEPEIPTPYRGQADRARTVADAVAAKAAGVYLYARTTARTLRSDCSPVDTNRAGWAEDLPSEVGEAFDDYLARFGPDEARVRRMLLALAFSEGKGLPRGHVWTTLSSVVSGVVCSEEDVTWALDVAEAYIAEVIDDDQRSAYRLYHKALAEHLRATAGRAADQVQRSIVRALRSLVAKPVDGPPDWFGAAGYVRRHLATHAAAGGVLTDLIEDPGFLLASDPRALLTAFSSIEGDTARRIRSTYEHVAHRLTHDRPLGDRAADLQLSARRCEADLLADHIEDLSLARPWAAHWAWWSTSGVHRLLAGHTRTVSCVAVGALDGRPITVTGSVDGTARIWDLTAQQQIGDPLSVGIAVSSVAIGDLDDYTVALTGGDDGTVRVWDLSAGQEYGEPLRGHTNRVASIAVGALDGRPVVLTASSDGTARLWDLQNRCQLGSELTEHRRSVLAACFGELDGRPIAVTGGDDKAVYVWDLSEAVDGGSARLDGSPLIGTAMGVSAVCVTEVDGRTIALVGDQAGMLSRWDLHDRRQVGEPVSAHVYYSRSGVTSAAAGHFGGRPVAVTSGRMEARVWDVRTLQQLGPPLRGHVQDITAAAMFDQGDIALTVTVSEDRTARIWDLAADQPAEGHARPVLTAAYHSYRSRDLAVTGSEDGSARLWDMATGQECASPLKGHTGQVLAVAVAEVGGSLVVATGGSDTTVRMWEPLRAGASVSPLIGHTNAVRCAVFGEVEGRPILLTGSDDGTVRLWDARDGTELCPPLTGHIGDIRHLSVRRSRRTLEVVLCTSLNHGYLWRIEPGPSHLTATLHSHFDASTLTPAARTVGVGFHQGRPVVIVILDGNAVHARDVETSAVIGGPYFGHTGFVAAATLGCIGSRTVMATTSWDNTFRVWDLMSGIEEGPALASCNNLTSGSHTPPVFGRIGNVPVMIGVGSLQVRLWKLSTMQPLGEPLYGLEQHLLSADIARTADGRAVVVTGSLDGAVRVHDLETGRQAASHLTSGAPSIYHAVTEPIDDDAIVVRSSWTDVEVWGLGARHRLARRAGYSQLACTSVLEGRPVVISVAGDYTLHAWDLDTEALVCPPMSGHTAMVSALRAGRVGTVPIVASASYDGTVRVWDLRTGRSHGEVRTGYEMGATALDLAVIGGRDHLVTGAGDGRVCMVPLDGYSPSGTELDRFPAAVRRVRVANVDGTPTLVAADGYGLVRVWDLEAVALQAEINVGSGINGVAVDEAGRVCVATDMGLVALRLTPSAHKEQGDSR